The genomic window GGTTCGCGATGACCCTCGCCGCAGGCGCCAAGCTCGGACCCTACGAAGTGATCGCGCCTCTGGGCGCCGGCGGCATGGGCGAGGTCTATCGCGCCCGCGACACGCGGCTCGGCCGCGAGGTCGCCGTCAAGGTGCTTCCGTCGCACCTTTCCGACAACGCCGAGTTGAAGCAGCGCTTCGAGCGCGAGGCGAAGGCGATCTCGGCGCTCTCGCACCCGCACATCTGCGCGCTCTACGACGTCGGGAACGAAGCGGGCGTCGAGTACCTCGTCATGGAGTACCTCGAGGGGGAAACCCTCGCCGACCGCCTGACGAAGGGACCGCTTCCGGCCGATCAGACGCTCCGGTTCGGCATCGAGATCGCCGACGCGCTCGACCGCGCCCACAAGCAGGGAATCGTCCACCGGGATTTGAAGCCCGGCAACGTCATGCTGACGAAGTCGGGCGTGAAGCTCCTCGACTTCGGCCTCGCCAAGCACCGCGCGCTCGGCGTCGACTCGCAAATCTCGCAGCTCTCGTCGCTCCCGACCGAAGCCACCCCCGCGAACCTCACCGAGCGCGGCACGATCATGGGGACCTTCCAGTACATGGCGCCCGAGCAGCTCGAGGGCAAGGACGCCGACGCGCGGAGCGACATCTTCGCTTTCGGGTGCGTTCTCTACGAGATGGCGTCCGGGCGCAAGGCGTTCTCCGGGAAGAGCCGCGCGAGCATGATCGCGGCGATCCTCGAGCGGGACCCCGCGCCGATCTCGTCGATCGTCCCGATGACTCCTCCCGCGCTCGACCGCGTCGTCAAGACCTGCCTCGCCAAGGAGCCGGACGACCGGTTCCAGACGGCGCACGACGTCAAGCTCCAGCTCGAATGGATCGTCGAGGGAGGCTCGCAGGCGGGAGCGCCCGCGATCGTCGTCTCGCGGCGCCGTTCGCGCGAACGCTGGGCGTGGATCGCGGCCGGCATCCTGGGGATCGCGGCTCTCGCGCTCGGCGCTCTCGTGTGGCGCGCCGCCGGGAGACCCGCGGAGATAATCCAGACCTCGATCCTGCCTCCCGAGAAATCGTCCTTCGATTTCAGCTCGGGCGCGATGGCCCTCTCACCGGACGGACGCCGGATCGCGTTCGTCGCGCCCGATCCTTCCGGCAAGAGCGTGCTCTGGGTGCGCGCGCTCTCCGGCCTCTCGGCCCAGCCGCTCGCCGGGACGGACGGCGCGAAGTATCCGTTCTGGTCCCCCGACAGCGCCCGGATCGGCTTCTTCGTGGGCGCGAAGCTGAAGAAGATCGACGCGTCCGGGGGACCGGCCGAGACGGTCTGCGATGCTCTCGACGGCCGGGGCGGCTCGTGGAACCGGGACGGGACGATCGTCTTTGCGCCGAACTTCAACACGGGTCTCTCGAAGGTCGCCGCCGCCGGAGGCACCTCCGTCCCGATCACGAAGCTCGACGCCTCGCGCAAGGAGAACACGCATCGGTGGCCGTGGTTCCTCCCGGACGGGCGGCACTTCCTCTACGCCGACCGGACGACGGGCTCCGGGACCGAACCGGAACGTACGTCGGTCTGGGTGGGGGGGCTCGACGGAAAGACCGTCGAGCTCCTCCACGATGTCGAGGCGCAAGCCCAGTACGCATCCGGACACCTCCTCTTCGTGCGGGAGGGAACGCTCCTCGCGCAGCGCTTCTCGCCCGGGAGCCGCAAGCTCGCGGGAGACGCGTTTCCCGTCGCCGAGCATCTGCAGAATCTGAGCGGATACAGCCTGTCGATGTTCTCGGCCTCGCAGGCCGGGGCGCTCGTCTACATGGGCGGGGGGAGCCTCGGTCTCTCGCAGCTCGCCTGGCTCGACCGGAGCGGCCGGCAGATCGAGACGATCGGGAATCCCGGGATGATCGCGCGGCCGAAGCTGTCCCACGACGAAAAGAGGGTCGCCATGGACGTCCGCGATCCCTCTTCGGCGAACGTCGACGTCTGGGTCTTCGACATCGCGCGGCGGACCCAGACGCGCCTCACGTTCGCCCCCGGCTTCGACGGCTATCCGATCTGGTCTCCGGACGACAGCCGCGTCATCTTCTCCTCGGACCGGAAGAATCCCGGAGACCTCTACGAGAAGTCGTCCGCCGGAACGGGGGAAGAGAGGCCCGTGCTCGCCTCCGACGCTCTGAAGGCGCCGTTCTCGTGGACGGCGGACGGGAGCCGGATCGGGTTCCAGACGTTCAGCACGAAGGCGGCCGCCCAGAGCGGCGACCTCTGGACCTTCTCCTTCGCCGACCAGAAAGCGGCGCCCTACCTCCAGACGGACTTCAACGAGGGCGAGCCGGTCTTCTCGCCGGACGGAAAGTGGATCGCCTACGTCTCCAACGAGTCGGGCAAGAACGAGATCTACGTCCGAACCTTCCCGGATACGGGCGGGAAATGGCAGATCTCGACTTCCGGCGGCGAAGATCCGCTCTGGAGCCGCGACGGAAGCGAGATCTTCTACGACCTCGGGACCAAGCTGATGTCGGTTCCCGTAAAGACGGCCCCGGCGTTCGAGGCCGGAACTCCACAGCTCCTCTTCGAGGCCCGCTTCCGGCCGGACAACGGCGTCCAGTACGACGTCGCCAGGGACGGGAAGAGATTCCTCGTCGACCAGGACGTGACGCAGTCCGCCGAGGCGCCGGTTACGCTCGTCCAGAACTGGCTCGCGAAGAAGCGGTGATCGACTCGCTCCGTTTACCCTTCCTGCCGGCTGACCGGCGGCTTCCGATCGGGTAAGATCGGTCGAACCCGAAATGCCCGTCGCCGCCGGAACCCGACTCGGTCCGTATGAAATCCTCTCGCCTCTCGGAGCCGGGGGCATGGGAGAGGTGTTCCGCGCCCGCGACGCCCGCCTCGGCCGCGAGGTCGCGATCAAGGTGCTCGCGGCCGAAGCGTCGGA from Thermoanaerobaculia bacterium includes these protein-coding regions:
- a CDS encoding protein kinase is translated as MTLAAGAKLGPYEVIAPLGAGGMGEVYRARDTRLGREVAVKVLPSHLSDNAELKQRFEREAKAISALSHPHICALYDVGNEAGVEYLVMEYLEGETLADRLTKGPLPADQTLRFGIEIADALDRAHKQGIVHRDLKPGNVMLTKSGVKLLDFGLAKHRALGVDSQISQLSSLPTEATPANLTERGTIMGTFQYMAPEQLEGKDADARSDIFAFGCVLYEMASGRKAFSGKSRASMIAAILERDPAPISSIVPMTPPALDRVVKTCLAKEPDDRFQTAHDVKLQLEWIVEGGSQAGAPAIVVSRRRSRERWAWIAAGILGIAALALGALVWRAAGRPAEIIQTSILPPEKSSFDFSSGAMALSPDGRRIAFVAPDPSGKSVLWVRALSGLSAQPLAGTDGAKYPFWSPDSARIGFFVGAKLKKIDASGGPAETVCDALDGRGGSWNRDGTIVFAPNFNTGLSKVAAAGGTSVPITKLDASRKENTHRWPWFLPDGRHFLYADRTTGSGTEPERTSVWVGGLDGKTVELLHDVEAQAQYASGHLLFVREGTLLAQRFSPGSRKLAGDAFPVAEHLQNLSGYSLSMFSASQAGALVYMGGGSLGLSQLAWLDRSGRQIETIGNPGMIARPKLSHDEKRVAMDVRDPSSANVDVWVFDIARRTQTRLTFAPGFDGYPIWSPDDSRVIFSSDRKNPGDLYEKSSAGTGEERPVLASDALKAPFSWTADGSRIGFQTFSTKAAAQSGDLWTFSFADQKAAPYLQTDFNEGEPVFSPDGKWIAYVSNESGKNEIYVRTFPDTGGKWQISTSGGEDPLWSRDGSEIFYDLGTKLMSVPVKTAPAFEAGTPQLLFEARFRPDNGVQYDVARDGKRFLVDQDVTQSAEAPVTLVQNWLAKKR